The stretch of DNA CCATAGGTGTTGAAGATGCGCACGATGCGCACCTGCACGCCCTTGCGCCCGTAGGCCGCCGTGACGGCCTCCGCGTAGCGCTTGGCCTCGTCGTACACGGACCGCGGGCCGATGGGATTGACGTTGCCCCAATAGTCCTCGCGCTGCGGGTGCACGAGCGGATCCCCGTACACCTCGGACGTGGACGCCATCAGGAAGACGGCCCGGTTCGCCTCCGCCAGCTTCAGCCCGTTCTCCGTGCCGAGGGAGCCCACGCGCAGCGTCTCCAGCGGGAGGTTCGCGTAGTCGATGGGCGACGCGGGCGACGCCAGGTTCAACACGTAGTCGAGCGGCCCCTCCACGGGGATGCCCTCCACGATGTCCGCCTTCACGAACCGGAACCCCGGCCGCCCCTGGAGGGTGCGCAGGTTCTCCTCGTTGCCCGTGATGAGGTTGTCCACCGCCGTCACCGCGGACGCGCCGTCGTCCAGCAGGCGCTCGCACAGGTGCGAGCCCACGAAGCCAGCGCCCCCCAACACCACGACTCGCTTTCCCTGCATGCTCTTCACGTCGCGCCTCGCTGTTCTTTCAAATCTCGTCGAAGGTCGCCTGCCCGGGGAGCTGCGCCTTGTACTTCTCCAGGACCAGGTCGATGCCCTGGCGGATGTACTCGGCCACGGGCACCTTGGTCTTCTGGTTCAGCGCCTTGAGGAGCTCGTTCTGCTCCGGGGTGATGTAGATGGTGGTGCTGATCTTCTTTCGGGCCATGGCGATATGTGAAAATATATGGAATGACGTGGCGCGCGGAAGCATCTCGTGCGCGCGCCGCGAGGGAGGCCCACATCCCTCCCCGGAGCGCCCGATGACCCGAAGCAACCACTGGACTTTCCTGGGCTTTCTGACCGCGGGGCTCCTCGCGGGTTGCGCGACCAGGTCCGGAGGGACCCCAGGGGGCACCCCGGAGCAGGGCGTCACCCCGCCGGGCGCGGAGGCCATCCACGCCCCCCCGGCGAACGACGAGCGCGTCAGCCAGCAGGACGTGAACGGCGACGGGAAGCCGGACGTCTGGACCTACATCGTCATCGAGCGCGGCGAGGATGGGCAGGAGCGCTACCGCAAGGTGCGCCAGGAGCTGGACCTCAACTGGGACGGGCGCGTGGACCTCACCCGCTCGTTCGACGCGACGGGGGCCCTGACGCGAGAGGTGATGGACCTGGACTACGACGGCAAGGTGGACGCCACCTACTTCTACGAGAAGGGCGCCAACACCCGCCGCGAGCGCGACTTCGACGGCGACGGCCGCGCGGACACCACCACCTTCTACGAGAAGG from Myxococcus stipitatus encodes:
- a CDS encoding ribbon-helix-helix domain-containing protein, yielding MARKKISTTIYITPEQNELLKALNQKTKVPVAEYIRQGIDLVLEKYKAQLPGQATFDEI
- a CDS encoding UDP-glucuronic acid decarboxylase family protein; amino-acid sequence: MQGKRVVVLGGAGFVGSHLCERLLDDGASAVTAVDNLITGNEENLRTLQGRPGFRFVKADIVEGIPVEGPLDYVLNLASPASPIDYANLPLETLRVGSLGTENGLKLAEANRAVFLMASTSEVYGDPLVHPQREDYWGNVNPIGPRSVYDEAKRYAEAVTAAYGRKGVQVRIVRIFNTYGPRMRLNDGRVVPAFVGQALKGEDFTVFGDGSQTRSFCYVKDLVDGLVRLALSDEPNPVNIGNPREMTIRQFAEAVRAAAGGGGKILEKPLPKDDPKQRQPDITRARTLLGWEPKVPLEEGLRETIAWFREVAVRRASA